Proteins encoded by one window of Kineococcus endophyticus:
- a CDS encoding GGDEF domain-containing protein, which translates to MTRTRPAAVLAVAGLVLVDGWGPPVAQAVAAVGPAVVAGAVAASRLRRRPVALRAAWLVQLAGVLVLAVGYTVFQLTLLLGGTPGYALPADPFFLAGSALVTAWLLLLNRGTRDRAATVDAGIAVTGLGVAVTALLLRPALAGDPDPVDVAFTAVYPVLDLLGLGLLLRLRLAGRAPTRPANLLAASWGCLLFGDSAFGALVAVLPVDVRPWLGLPFQLALLLQAAALAHARSDDLGTGIPRTRAWSRTHWVVVGGAACLPPAVLLAQGFAGVTVDWLVTGAGSLLLSALAVSRVHHAVLSVQGQADLQGRLARTDELTGLPNRRSWDAELRRAAEGGGPVAVALLDLDHFKRLNDSQGHAAGDLLLRAAADAWRSALPPDAVLARHGGEEFALLLQGDLVAVADVLADRLRRVCPAPQTVSVGLAVRRPGEHPAALLARVDAALYRAKAEGRDRVCTAAPTG; encoded by the coding sequence GTGACGCGCACCCGTCCCGCCGCCGTCCTGGCGGTCGCCGGCCTCGTGCTCGTCGACGGCTGGGGGCCTCCGGTCGCCCAGGCGGTGGCCGCCGTCGGACCCGCCGTCGTGGCCGGCGCCGTCGCCGCGTCCCGCCTGCGCCGCCGCCCGGTCGCCCTGCGCGCCGCCTGGCTCGTGCAGCTGGCCGGCGTCCTCGTCCTCGCCGTCGGCTACACCGTCTTCCAGCTCACGCTGCTCCTCGGCGGGACCCCCGGGTACGCGCTGCCGGCCGACCCGTTCTTCCTGGCCGGCTCCGCCCTGGTCACCGCGTGGTTGCTCCTGCTCAACCGCGGCACCCGCGACCGGGCCGCCACCGTCGACGCCGGCATCGCCGTCACGGGGCTCGGGGTCGCCGTCACCGCTCTGCTGCTGCGTCCCGCGCTGGCGGGCGACCCCGACCCGGTCGACGTGGCGTTCACCGCGGTCTACCCGGTGCTCGACCTCCTCGGGCTCGGCCTGCTGCTGCGGTTGCGCCTGGCGGGCCGCGCCCCGACCCGCCCGGCCAACCTCCTCGCCGCGTCCTGGGGCTGCCTCCTGTTCGGGGACAGCGCCTTCGGTGCGCTGGTCGCCGTCCTCCCCGTCGACGTGCGGCCCTGGCTGGGCCTTCCGTTCCAGCTCGCCCTGCTGCTGCAGGCCGCCGCGCTGGCGCACGCGCGCTCGGACGACCTGGGGACGGGCATCCCGCGCACGCGCGCCTGGTCCCGCACCCACTGGGTCGTCGTCGGCGGAGCCGCGTGCCTGCCGCCCGCCGTGCTGCTGGCCCAGGGGTTCGCGGGCGTCACCGTCGACTGGCTCGTCACGGGCGCCGGGTCGCTCCTGCTGTCGGCGCTCGCCGTCAGCCGCGTCCACCACGCGGTGCTCAGCGTCCAGGGGCAGGCCGACCTGCAGGGACGGCTGGCCCGCACCGACGAGCTGACGGGGCTGCCGAACCGCCGCAGCTGGGACGCCGAACTGCGCCGGGCGGCCGAGGGCGGTGGTCCCGTCGCCGTCGCGCTGCTCGACCTCGACCACTTCAAGCGGCTCAACGACAGCCAGGGCCACGCCGCGGGCGACCTGCTGCTGCGGGCCGCGGCCGACGCGTGGCGGTCCGCGCTGCCCCCGGACGCGGTGCTGGCCCGGCACGGCGGGGAGGAGTTCGCGCTGCTGCTGCAGGGGGACCTGGTGGCCGTCGCCGACGTCCTGGCCGACCGCCTGCGGCGGGTGTGCCCGGCGCCGCAGACGGTGTCGGTGGGGCTGGCCGTCCGGCGACCGGGGGAGCACCCGGCGGCGCTGCTGGCCCGCGTGGACGCCGCGCTCTACCGGGCCAAGGCCGAGGGCCGGGACCGGGTCTGCACCGCTGCTCCGACCGGGTGA